From the Streptomyces nigrescens genome, one window contains:
- a CDS encoding HAD-IIA family hydrolase: MDEQVRRQPDGCRHALSEAYDTALLDLDGVVYAGGQAIEHAVASLTRAREGGMHLAYVTNNAARTPQAVADQLSGFGLPTGPDDVITSAQAVARLISEQVPPGARVLAIGGEGLRVALRERGLEPVFSADDDPAAVVQGYDPSLDWERLAEAAYAVQRGVPWFASNTDLTIPKERGIAPGNGALVEVVRIAAGGTPQVAGKPQPPMHRETVLRTGARRPLVIGDRLDTDIEGAYNGEVDSLLVLTGVTTPAELLAAPPQHRPAYVDEDLRGLLTPQPEVTAADGGFRCGGWRAEAAGDTLLVEGEGTPVDGLRALCAAAWTAAGDGSYGADTGKALARIGR; encoded by the coding sequence ATGGACGAGCAGGTGCGCAGGCAGCCCGACGGGTGCCGGCACGCGCTGAGCGAGGCATATGACACCGCGCTGCTGGATCTGGACGGGGTGGTCTACGCCGGCGGACAGGCCATCGAGCACGCCGTGGCGTCGCTGACGCGCGCACGGGAGGGCGGAATGCATCTCGCCTATGTGACCAACAACGCCGCCCGGACCCCGCAGGCCGTCGCCGACCAGCTGTCCGGTTTTGGTCTGCCGACCGGTCCGGACGATGTGATCACCTCCGCGCAGGCGGTGGCGCGGCTGATCTCCGAACAGGTGCCGCCGGGCGCGCGGGTGCTGGCCATCGGCGGCGAGGGGCTGCGGGTGGCGCTGCGCGAGCGCGGTCTGGAGCCCGTCTTCTCCGCGGACGACGACCCGGCGGCCGTGGTGCAGGGCTACGACCCCTCGCTGGACTGGGAGCGGCTGGCGGAGGCCGCGTACGCGGTGCAGCGCGGGGTGCCCTGGTTCGCGTCCAACACGGATCTGACGATCCCCAAGGAGCGCGGGATCGCCCCCGGCAACGGCGCGTTGGTGGAGGTGGTCCGGATCGCCGCGGGCGGCACCCCGCAGGTGGCGGGCAAACCGCAGCCGCCGATGCACCGGGAGACGGTGCTGCGGACCGGTGCGCGGCGGCCGCTGGTGATCGGCGACCGGCTCGACACCGACATCGAGGGGGCCTACAACGGTGAGGTCGACTCGCTGCTGGTGCTCACCGGCGTCACCACACCGGCCGAGCTGCTGGCGGCCCCGCCGCAGCACCGCCCCGCCTATGTGGACGAGGATCTGCGCGGGCTGCTGACACCGCAGCCGGAGGTGACCGCGGCCGACGGCGGTTTCCGGTGCGGCGGCTGGCGGGCCGAGGCGGCCGGGGACACCCTCCTGGTGGAGGGCGAGGGCACACCTGTCGACGGGCTGCGGGCGCTGTGCGCGGCGGCCTGGACGGCGGCGGGGGACGGCAGTTACGGGGCGGACACGGGCAAGGCGCTGGCGCGGATCGGCAGGTGA
- a CDS encoding ABC transporter substrate-binding protein, giving the protein MSTSRNVTPSRRGILAAGGAVGIGALLAACGGGKDSGGANGDAKTGPWSFTDDRKEKVSLKSTPQRIVAFTGTAAALHDFGIDDQIVGVFGPTKLKNGKPDPQAGDLDVDKVTIIGNAYNQFNVEKYASLRPDLLVTNMYEPGALWFVPDDSKDKITPLAKSVAITSARVPLLKIIERYADLAKSLGADLGAKKVTDAKARFEKASEALRKAAKSHPVKVLACSGSPDLFYASNPGINADLMYYKSLGVDLIVPDHLDKGGYFESLSWENADKYKADVLLLDNRTATLQPKDLAAKPSWAKLPAVKAGQITPWSSEPRFSYAGAAPLIESLTKAIEGAKKTK; this is encoded by the coding sequence ATGAGCACCTCCCGAAACGTCACTCCGTCCCGTCGCGGCATCTTGGCCGCGGGCGGCGCCGTCGGCATCGGCGCCCTGCTGGCCGCGTGCGGCGGAGGAAAGGACTCGGGGGGCGCCAACGGCGACGCCAAGACCGGCCCTTGGTCCTTCACCGACGACCGCAAGGAGAAGGTCTCCCTCAAGAGCACCCCTCAGCGTATTGTCGCCTTCACCGGCACCGCGGCCGCTCTGCACGACTTCGGGATCGACGACCAGATCGTCGGTGTCTTCGGCCCCACCAAGCTCAAGAACGGCAAGCCCGACCCGCAGGCCGGCGACCTGGATGTCGACAAGGTCACCATCATCGGCAACGCCTACAACCAGTTCAACGTCGAGAAGTACGCGTCGCTGCGCCCCGATCTGCTGGTGACGAACATGTACGAGCCGGGCGCGCTGTGGTTCGTCCCGGACGACAGCAAGGACAAGATCACCCCGCTGGCGAAGAGCGTCGCCATCACCTCGGCCCGGGTCCCGCTCCTCAAGATCATCGAGCGCTACGCCGACCTGGCGAAGTCACTCGGCGCCGACCTGGGGGCCAAGAAGGTCACCGACGCCAAGGCCCGCTTCGAGAAGGCCTCCGAGGCGCTGCGCAAGGCCGCCAAGTCCCACCCGGTCAAGGTGCTCGCCTGCTCCGGCAGCCCGGACCTCTTCTACGCCTCCAACCCCGGCATCAACGCCGACCTCATGTACTACAAGTCCCTCGGCGTGGATCTGATCGTCCCCGACCACCTGGACAAGGGCGGCTACTTCGAGAGCCTGAGCTGGGAGAACGCCGACAAGTACAAGGCGGATGTACTCCTGCTGGACAACCGGACCGCCACCCTCCAGCCCAAGGACCTGGCGGCCAAGCCCTCCTGGGCCAAGCTGCCCGCCGTCAAGGCCGGCCAGATCACCCCGTGGTCGAGCGAACCACGCTTCTCCTACGCGGGCGCCGCCCCGCTCATCGAGTCGCTCACCAAGGCCATCGAGGGCGCCAAGAAGACCAAGTGA
- a CDS encoding lysine N(6)-hydroxylase/L-ornithine N(5)-oxygenase family protein: MSAPYDFIAIGLGPFNLGLACLTEPIDGLDGLFLDNKASFDWHPGMMLDSSHLQVPFLADLVTLADPTSPFSFLNYLKESGRMYSFYIRENFYPLRAEFNDYCRWAAGKLASVRFAHQVTTIEYDAREELYVVHAEQLPTGERHTFRARRLVLGTGTPPHIPEACQGLGGDLLHNAGYLDAKAALQAKDSITLIGSGQSAAEIYFDLLQDIDSHGYHLTWATRSPRFFPLEYTKLTLEMTSPEYVDYFHALPPATRDHLNATQKHLYKGIDSALINDIFDLLYQKNLGGPVPTRLLTNTALQQASYDEASGTYTLGLRQEEQGTDFALDTQGLILATGYRYRVPDFLSAVRDRIVWDDAGRYDVARNYSIDTTGQGIFVQNAELHTHGFVTPDLGMAAYRNACIIRELLGREYYPVEKAIAFQEFAAPAGAHHPMELPA; the protein is encoded by the coding sequence GTGTCCGCCCCTTACGACTTCATCGCCATCGGCCTCGGCCCGTTCAACCTGGGCCTGGCCTGTCTGACCGAGCCGATCGACGGACTCGACGGCCTCTTCCTGGACAACAAGGCGTCCTTCGACTGGCACCCCGGCATGATGCTGGACAGCAGCCACCTCCAGGTGCCGTTCCTGGCCGACCTGGTCACCCTCGCCGACCCCACCTCCCCCTTCTCGTTCCTGAACTACCTCAAGGAATCGGGACGGATGTACTCGTTCTACATCCGCGAGAACTTCTATCCGCTGCGCGCCGAGTTCAACGACTACTGCCGCTGGGCAGCCGGCAAACTCGCCTCCGTCCGCTTCGCCCACCAGGTCACCACCATCGAGTACGACGCGCGCGAAGAGCTCTACGTCGTCCACGCCGAGCAGCTGCCCACCGGCGAACGCCACACCTTCCGCGCCCGCAGGCTCGTCCTGGGCACCGGCACCCCGCCGCACATCCCGGAGGCCTGCCAGGGGCTCGGCGGTGACCTGCTGCACAACGCCGGCTACCTCGACGCCAAGGCGGCCCTCCAGGCCAAGGACAGCATCACCCTCATCGGCAGCGGCCAGAGCGCGGCGGAGATCTACTTCGACCTCCTCCAGGACATCGACAGCCACGGCTACCACCTGACCTGGGCCACCCGCTCCCCCCGCTTCTTCCCCCTCGAATACACCAAGCTCACGCTGGAGATGACCTCCCCGGAGTACGTGGACTACTTCCACGCCCTCCCGCCGGCCACCCGCGACCACCTCAACGCCACCCAGAAGCACCTCTACAAGGGCATCGACTCGGCGCTGATCAACGACATCTTCGACCTGCTCTACCAGAAGAACCTGGGCGGTCCCGTCCCCACCCGGCTCCTCACCAACACCGCCCTGCAGCAGGCCAGTTACGACGAGGCGTCCGGCACCTACACCCTGGGTCTGCGCCAGGAGGAACAGGGCACCGACTTCGCCCTCGACACCCAGGGCCTGATCCTCGCCACCGGCTACCGCTACCGCGTACCGGACTTCCTCTCCGCCGTCCGCGACCGCATCGTCTGGGACGACGCCGGCCGCTACGACGTGGCGCGCAACTACAGCATCGACACCACCGGCCAGGGCATCTTCGTGCAGAACGCCGAGCTGCACACCCATGGCTTCGTCACCCCCGACCTCGGCATGGCCGCCTACCGCAACGCGTGCATCATCCGCGAGCTGCTCGGCCGCGAGTACTACCCGGTCGAAAAGGCCATCGCCTTCCAGGAGTTCGCCGCCCCGGCCGGTGCGCACCACCCCATGGAGCTGCCGGCATGA
- a CDS encoding FecCD family ABC transporter permease translates to MLVDSPPEAATAPDPVTPRRRPLLRSAGLVVSVAVLAVIVVLGIAVGAKQIPLDQVWHGVFHYSGSDTDVVIRDVRFPRTLLGLIVGAALGLAGTVMQALTRNPLADPGVLGINAGASAAVVSAISFFGITSLTGYVWFAFAGAAVVNVAVYVLGGTRGATPVRLALAGTALTAVLIGYINAVNLMDTAALDKMRFWTVGSLASATLPTVTGIAPFLAVGGVLALLIARPLNAIALGDDQARALGARLTRTRVMAMLAVTLLCGGATAACGPIVYVGLMVPHAVRAVTGPDMRWILPYSAVLSPVLLLGADVLGRVVARPGELQVGIVTAVLGGPVFIYLVRRRRMAQL, encoded by the coding sequence GTGTTGGTTGACAGTCCCCCCGAAGCGGCAACGGCTCCGGACCCCGTGACACCCCGGCGGCGCCCCCTCCTGCGCTCCGCGGGGCTGGTGGTCTCGGTGGCCGTGCTGGCCGTCATCGTCGTCCTCGGTATCGCCGTCGGCGCCAAACAGATCCCCCTCGACCAGGTGTGGCACGGGGTGTTCCACTACTCCGGGTCCGACACCGACGTGGTCATCCGCGATGTCCGCTTCCCGCGCACCCTGCTCGGCCTGATCGTCGGCGCCGCGCTCGGCCTCGCCGGCACGGTCATGCAGGCGCTGACCCGAAACCCCCTGGCGGACCCCGGAGTTCTCGGCATCAACGCCGGTGCCTCCGCCGCGGTCGTCTCCGCCATCAGCTTCTTCGGCATCACCTCGCTGACCGGCTATGTGTGGTTCGCGTTCGCCGGCGCAGCGGTGGTCAATGTCGCGGTGTACGTCCTCGGCGGCACCCGCGGTGCCACACCCGTACGGCTCGCCCTGGCCGGCACCGCGCTGACCGCCGTCCTCATCGGCTACATCAACGCCGTCAACCTGATGGACACCGCGGCACTGGACAAGATGCGCTTCTGGACGGTGGGTTCGCTGGCCTCGGCCACCCTGCCGACGGTCACCGGGATCGCGCCGTTCCTGGCGGTGGGCGGCGTCCTCGCGCTGCTGATCGCCCGGCCGCTGAACGCCATCGCGCTCGGCGACGACCAGGCACGCGCGCTGGGCGCCCGGCTGACCCGCACCCGGGTGATGGCGATGCTCGCCGTCACCCTGCTGTGCGGCGGGGCGACCGCCGCCTGCGGCCCGATCGTCTATGTGGGCCTGATGGTTCCGCATGCCGTACGGGCCGTCACCGGGCCCGATATGCGCTGGATCCTGCCGTACTCCGCGGTGCTCTCACCGGTCCTGCTGCTCGGTGCGGATGTCCTGGGCCGGGTCGTGGCCCGGCCCGGTGAGCTGCAGGTCGGCATCGTCACGGCCGTCCTCGGCGGCCCGGTCTTCATCTATCTCGTACGACGTCGGAGGATGGCCCAGCTGTGA
- a CDS encoding ABC transporter ATP-binding protein, translating into MSRLTAENVTLAYDQRVIAENLSVAIPDHSFTVIVGPNACGKSTLLRALSRMLKPAKGSVLLDGAAISSLPAKKVARTLGLLPQSSIAPDGITVSDLVARGRYPHQGLLRQWSPEDERIVEESMAATGVGELADRYVDELSGGQRQRVWIAMALAQQTPLFLLDEPTTYLDIQHQIEVLDLCAELHEEQGRTLVAVLHDLNHAARYATHLIAMKDGAVIAEGAPSDIVTAELVEQVFGLGCQIIDDPETGTPLVVPAARKPRNGGSRADRPTAEKAPAGAGQAGGR; encoded by the coding sequence GTGAGCCGTCTTACGGCCGAGAACGTCACCCTCGCCTACGACCAGCGGGTCATCGCCGAGAACCTCTCGGTCGCCATCCCCGACCACTCCTTCACGGTCATCGTCGGCCCGAACGCCTGCGGTAAGTCCACGCTGCTGCGCGCACTCTCGCGGATGCTCAAACCGGCCAAGGGGTCGGTACTGCTGGACGGCGCGGCGATCTCCTCGCTGCCGGCCAAGAAGGTCGCCAGGACGCTCGGGCTGCTGCCGCAGTCCTCCATTGCCCCGGACGGGATCACCGTGTCGGATCTGGTGGCACGGGGCCGCTATCCGCACCAGGGGCTGCTGCGGCAGTGGTCGCCCGAGGACGAGCGGATCGTCGAGGAGTCGATGGCGGCCACCGGGGTCGGTGAGCTGGCCGACCGCTATGTCGACGAGCTGTCCGGCGGACAGCGGCAGCGGGTGTGGATCGCGATGGCGCTCGCCCAGCAGACCCCGCTGTTCCTGCTGGACGAGCCGACGACGTATCTGGACATCCAGCATCAGATCGAGGTCCTGGACCTGTGCGCGGAGCTCCACGAGGAGCAGGGGCGCACACTGGTCGCGGTGCTGCACGACCTCAATCACGCGGCCCGCTACGCGACGCACCTCATCGCCATGAAGGACGGTGCCGTCATCGCCGAGGGCGCCCCGTCCGACATCGTCACGGCAGAGCTGGTGGAACAGGTCTTCGGCCTCGGCTGCCAGATCATCGACGACCCGGAGACCGGCACCCCGCTGGTCGTCCCGGCCGCCCGCAAGCCCCGCAACGGCGGCTCCCGCGCCGACCGTCCGACGGCGGAGAAGGCACCTGCGGGGGCCGGACAGGCGGGTGGGCGGTAG
- a CDS encoding FecCD family ABC transporter permease, whose protein sequence is MSATVKSGKGTGPEAENVPAAVRRVRAVRTKGGVSLRLDVRATVVGLLLLAVALAAGIALIGSGDYPMTPAEVFATLTGDGDPGQQYIVHELRLPRVLVGLLVGAAFGISGAVFQTVSRNPLGSPDVLGFAQGSSVGALVAIVYFQAGAFGVAAGAVAGGVGTGVAIFLLAWKRGIHGYRFVLVGIGASAMLYAMVLFLMTKANIVEATRATTWMTGSLNGRDGDQVQPLAVVCAVLVPLLLFHGRPLRMLEMGDDAAHALGVRVDRVRITVLLAAVVLVAAATAAAGPISFVALTAPQVARRLTLPRWLKGGGGAPMPGPNLVLSALMGSVLLVAADWASQRLFGADQLPVGVLTGVLGGGYLLWLLATERKAGRV, encoded by the coding sequence GTGAGCGCGACCGTGAAGTCCGGCAAGGGCACGGGGCCCGAGGCCGAGAACGTACCGGCGGCGGTCCGGCGGGTGCGGGCGGTACGCACCAAGGGCGGCGTCTCGCTGCGCCTGGACGTGCGCGCCACGGTGGTCGGACTGCTGCTGCTGGCCGTCGCGCTGGCCGCCGGTATCGCCCTGATCGGCTCCGGCGACTACCCGATGACCCCGGCCGAGGTGTTCGCCACCCTGACCGGCGACGGGGACCCCGGCCAGCAGTACATCGTGCACGAGCTGCGACTGCCGCGGGTGCTGGTGGGGCTGCTGGTCGGCGCCGCGTTCGGAATCTCCGGGGCGGTCTTCCAGACCGTCTCCCGCAACCCGCTGGGCAGTCCGGACGTCCTCGGCTTCGCCCAGGGCTCGTCCGTCGGCGCCCTGGTCGCCATCGTCTACTTCCAGGCCGGGGCCTTCGGGGTCGCGGCCGGAGCGGTGGCCGGCGGGGTGGGCACCGGTGTCGCCATCTTCCTGCTCGCCTGGAAGCGCGGCATCCACGGCTACCGCTTCGTGCTCGTCGGCATCGGAGCGAGCGCCATGCTCTACGCGATGGTGCTCTTCCTCATGACCAAGGCGAACATCGTCGAGGCGACCCGGGCCACCACCTGGATGACCGGTTCCCTCAACGGCCGTGACGGGGACCAGGTCCAGCCGCTGGCCGTCGTCTGCGCCGTCCTCGTCCCGTTGCTGCTCTTCCACGGGCGGCCGCTGCGCATGCTGGAGATGGGCGATGACGCCGCCCATGCGCTGGGTGTACGGGTCGACCGGGTGCGTATCACCGTGCTGCTGGCGGCGGTTGTGCTGGTCGCCGCCGCCACCGCGGCGGCCGGGCCGATCTCCTTCGTCGCGCTCACCGCACCCCAGGTGGCCCGCCGGCTGACCCTCCCACGGTGGCTCAAGGGCGGGGGAGGGGCCCCCATGCCCGGCCCCAATCTGGTGCTGTCCGCCCTCATGGGATCCGTGCTGCTGGTCGCCGCGGACTGGGCGTCACAGCGGCTCTTCGGCGCCGACCAGCTGCCGGTCGGGGTGCTCACCGGCGTCCTCGGCGGCGGCTATCTGCTGTGGCTGCTGGCCACGGAGCGCAAGGCGGGACGCGTATGA
- a CDS encoding pyridoxal phosphate-dependent decarboxylase family protein, giving the protein MSLLAHSAEDPADNRAYLLNNGTAGRYHSAVTESVTRISAKIAGTTRPFTGITVDGLTPTVSGVDLDAPLHDAAAALDELEEVYLRDAVYFHHPRYLAHLNCPVVIPALVGEAVLSAVNSSLDTWDQSAGGTLIERRLIDWTAERIGLGEAADGIFTSGGSQSNLQAMLLARDEACRRELTRQGATDARLTDVLPRLRILTSECSHFSIRKSATLLGMGAEAVIAIPSDENKRMRTDELAAQLARCERDGLIPMAVVATAGTTDFGSIDPLPEIAGLCAGYGAWMHVDAAYGCGLLVSRRRDLLSGIERADSVTVDYHKSFFQPVSSSAILVRDRATLKHVTYHADYLNPRRMVEQRIPNQVDKSIQTTRRFDALKLWLTLRIMGAQAVGELFDEVIDRAADAWKLLHDDPRFDVVVEPRLSTLVFRYVPTTDQDPELSDRVNLHAREALFASGEAIVASTVVDGCHYLKFTLLNPETTLEDIATVLDLIAEHAGSFLAEQPRPALSAR; this is encoded by the coding sequence ATGAGTCTCCTCGCGCACTCTGCCGAGGACCCGGCCGACAACCGGGCGTATCTGCTCAACAACGGCACGGCCGGGCGCTACCACAGCGCGGTCACCGAGAGCGTTACCCGGATCAGCGCCAAAATAGCCGGTACCACCCGCCCGTTCACCGGCATCACCGTCGACGGTCTCACCCCCACCGTCTCCGGGGTCGACCTCGACGCACCCCTGCACGACGCGGCCGCCGCACTCGACGAGCTCGAAGAGGTCTACCTCCGCGACGCCGTCTACTTCCACCACCCGCGCTACCTCGCGCACCTCAACTGCCCGGTGGTGATCCCCGCCCTCGTCGGCGAGGCCGTGCTCTCCGCCGTCAACTCCTCGCTGGACACCTGGGACCAGAGTGCGGGCGGCACGCTGATCGAGCGCCGGCTGATCGACTGGACGGCCGAACGGATCGGCCTGGGCGAGGCGGCCGACGGCATCTTCACCAGCGGCGGCAGCCAGTCCAACCTCCAGGCCATGCTGCTCGCCCGCGACGAGGCCTGCCGCCGGGAGCTGACCCGCCAGGGCGCGACTGACGCCCGGCTCACCGACGTCCTGCCCCGGCTGCGCATCCTCACCTCCGAATGCAGCCACTTCAGCATCCGCAAGTCGGCGACCCTGCTCGGCATGGGCGCGGAAGCCGTCATCGCGATCCCCAGCGACGAGAACAAGCGGATGCGCACCGACGAGCTGGCCGCCCAACTGGCGCGCTGCGAACGCGACGGCCTGATACCCATGGCCGTCGTCGCCACCGCCGGCACCACCGACTTCGGCTCCATCGACCCGCTCCCCGAGATCGCCGGCCTGTGCGCCGGATACGGCGCCTGGATGCATGTCGACGCCGCCTACGGCTGCGGACTGCTGGTCTCCCGCCGCCGCGACCTGCTGTCCGGTATCGAACGCGCCGACTCGGTGACCGTCGACTACCACAAGTCCTTCTTCCAGCCGGTCAGTTCGAGCGCCATCCTGGTCCGCGACCGCGCCACGCTGAAGCACGTCACCTACCACGCGGACTATCTCAACCCCCGCCGCATGGTGGAGCAGCGCATCCCCAACCAGGTCGACAAGTCGATCCAGACCACCCGCCGCTTCGACGCCCTCAAGCTCTGGCTCACCCTGCGCATCATGGGCGCCCAGGCCGTCGGCGAACTCTTCGACGAGGTCATCGACCGGGCCGCGGACGCCTGGAAACTGCTGCATGACGACCCCCGCTTCGATGTCGTCGTCGAGCCCCGGCTGAGCACCCTGGTCTTCCGGTACGTCCCCACCACCGACCAGGACCCCGAACTCAGCGACCGGGTCAATCTGCACGCCAGGGAAGCCCTGTTCGCCTCCGGTGAGGCGATCGTCGCGAGCACCGTTGTCGACGGCTGCCACTACCTCAAGTTCACCCTGCTCAACCCGGAGACCACGCTCGAGGACATCGCCACCGTCCTCGACCTGATCGCCGAGCACGCCGGCAGCTTCCTCGCCGAGCAGCCCCGGCCGGCGCTCAGCGCGCGCTGA
- a CDS encoding siderophore-interacting protein, which translates to MTTTAAPATAPFRFFDVHVVRARRVSPSVVRITFGGDRLDELASGGRDQRFKLFLPQPHQDRPVFHDMGDSWYTTWRAQDPAERAVMRSYTIREQRHDPREFDVDFALHGAGPGADPLAGGPASRWAAHARPGDRLTVLAPAVEDNGGVDFRPPAGTDWILITGDETALPAIAGILSWLSPGTHAKVWIEIAHEDDRQQLPSFADADITWLVRDGATAARREPVLDALRAADLPEGTPYAWVAGESGTVKAVRRHLVRERGIDRRAVKFTGYWRRGASEEDLLAELTAGAPASSED; encoded by the coding sequence ATGACCACGACCGCCGCCCCCGCCACCGCGCCGTTCCGCTTCTTCGATGTGCACGTCGTACGGGCCCGGCGGGTGAGCCCCTCCGTGGTGCGGATCACCTTCGGCGGCGACCGGCTGGACGAGCTGGCCTCCGGCGGTCGTGACCAGCGCTTCAAGCTCTTTCTCCCGCAGCCCCACCAGGACCGGCCCGTTTTCCACGACATGGGCGACAGCTGGTACACCACCTGGCGGGCGCAGGATCCGGCCGAGCGGGCGGTGATGCGCTCGTACACCATCCGCGAACAGCGCCACGATCCACGGGAGTTCGATGTCGACTTCGCGCTGCACGGTGCCGGCCCGGGGGCCGATCCCCTGGCGGGCGGACCCGCCTCCCGCTGGGCCGCCCACGCCCGGCCCGGCGACCGGCTGACCGTCCTCGCCCCGGCCGTCGAGGACAACGGCGGTGTCGACTTCCGGCCGCCGGCCGGCACCGACTGGATCCTGATCACCGGCGACGAGACGGCGCTGCCCGCGATCGCCGGCATCCTGTCCTGGCTCTCCCCCGGCACCCACGCCAAGGTCTGGATCGAGATCGCGCACGAGGACGACCGGCAGCAGCTGCCGTCCTTCGCCGACGCCGACATCACCTGGCTCGTCCGGGACGGAGCGACCGCCGCGCGGCGCGAGCCGGTGCTCGACGCCCTGCGCGCCGCCGACCTTCCCGAGGGCACCCCGTACGCCTGGGTCGCCGGCGAGTCCGGCACCGTCAAGGCGGTGCGCAGGCACCTCGTCCGTGAGCGCGGCATCGACCGCAGGGCCGTCAAGTTCACCGGCTACTGGCGCCGTGGCGCCTCCGAGGAGGACCTGCTCGCGGAGCTGACGGCCGGCGCACCGGCCTCCTCGGAGGACTGA
- a CDS encoding DUF1015 family protein, whose translation MTSTDGLRLLPFRGLRYARERVSSLTAVMSPPYDVVVRPDGVRHLETADPYNIVRLILPHAADPTTRHRQAADTLHRWRSEGVLTQDAEPALYVYEQRAGEVLQRGLIGALRLDGPVLPHEGVIPEVVEDRAALMRAAAANFEPLLLSYRGEGTATGATAVIERVVEGEPLLATTTEDGFAHRLWAVTDPADLTAIDDDLSRRQALIADGHHRWATYQRLYEQLPGATAGSPWASGLVLLVDTARYPLQVRAIHRVLPHLPPAKALADLAGAFRARTLPGELSAALEALEETPGTAFVLAGGPDSFHLLDRPDPGLLDRTIRRDRPEVWRQLDATVLHSVLLDEVWHIPDHPSDIGYLHHTGAAVEQAARHGGTAVLMRATSEETVRQLAEHGVTMPRKSTSFGPKPATGLVLRTLDDHEN comes from the coding sequence ATGACCAGTACCGACGGCCTCCGCCTCCTCCCGTTCCGCGGACTGCGTTACGCCCGGGAACGGGTCAGCAGCCTGACCGCCGTGATGTCCCCGCCGTACGACGTGGTGGTCCGGCCGGACGGGGTGCGCCATCTGGAGACCGCCGATCCGTACAACATCGTCCGGCTGATCCTCCCGCACGCCGCGGACCCCACCACCCGCCACCGCCAGGCCGCCGACACCCTGCACCGCTGGCGCAGCGAGGGCGTGCTGACACAGGACGCCGAGCCCGCGCTGTACGTCTACGAGCAGCGCGCCGGTGAGGTGCTGCAGCGCGGGCTGATCGGGGCGCTGCGCCTGGACGGTCCGGTGCTGCCGCACGAGGGCGTCATCCCCGAGGTGGTCGAGGACCGGGCCGCCCTGATGCGCGCGGCGGCCGCGAACTTCGAACCGCTGCTGCTCTCCTACCGCGGCGAGGGCACCGCGACCGGCGCCACCGCGGTCATCGAGCGCGTGGTGGAGGGTGAGCCGCTGCTCGCCACCACCACGGAGGACGGCTTCGCCCACCGCCTGTGGGCGGTCACCGACCCCGCCGACCTCACCGCCATCGACGACGATCTCAGCCGCCGGCAGGCCTTGATCGCCGACGGCCACCACCGCTGGGCGACCTACCAGCGGCTGTACGAGCAGCTGCCCGGCGCCACCGCCGGCTCGCCCTGGGCCTCCGGTCTGGTGCTGCTGGTGGACACCGCCCGCTATCCGCTCCAGGTCCGCGCGATCCACCGCGTACTGCCGCATCTTCCGCCCGCCAAGGCGCTGGCGGACCTGGCCGGCGCCTTCCGCGCCCGCACCCTCCCGGGCGAGCTGTCCGCCGCCCTGGAGGCCCTGGAGGAGACGCCCGGCACCGCCTTCGTCCTCGCCGGCGGACCGGACTCCTTCCACCTCCTCGACCGTCCCGACCCCGGCCTGCTCGACCGTACGATCCGCCGGGACCGGCCCGAGGTCTGGCGGCAGCTGGACGCCACCGTGCTGCACTCCGTCCTGCTGGACGAGGTCTGGCACATCCCTGACCACCCGTCGGACATCGGCTATCTGCATCACACCGGAGCCGCCGTCGAGCAGGCCGCCCGGCACGGCGGCACGGCCGTCCTGATGCGCGCCACCTCCGAGGAGACGGTCCGCCAACTCGCCGAGCACGGTGTGACGATGCCGCGGAAGTCCACCTCCTTCGGCCCCAAGCCCGCGACGGGCCTGGTCCTGCGCACCCTGGACGACCACGAGAACTGA